In Phycisphaerales bacterium, the sequence GACGACGCGTGGTTGATAGGGTAACGGCTCACCCCGGCGTCACGGTTCGCTGCTCGATCCGCTTCTCGCTCGTCGTCTGGATCACGCGATCGATGAAGTTGCCCGGCGTATGGATCGCGTCGGGGTCGAGCGAGCCGAGGGGGACGAGTTCATCGACCTCGGCGAGGACGAACGCCGCCGCGGTCGCCATCATCGGGTTGAAGTTCCGCGCGGTCTTGCGATAGACGAGATTGCCGAAGGGGTCGGCGCGGTACGCCTTGACGAGCGCGAGGTCGGCGTAGAGCCCGGTCTCGAGGACGTACTCGCGCGGCGAGGCGTGCTGTTCCGCCTGGTCCTTGAGATTCTGGATCGCTCGGCCCGCGTAGCCGCGACCGGGGATCGTCGCGCCGCAGCGTCCATCGGTCGGGCGGAAGAGTTGGCGTGTCTCCTTGCCGTCGGCGACGATCGTGCCCGCGCCCGTCGCCGTGTAGAACGCGGGGACCCCGGCGCCGCCCGCGCGGATGCGCTCGGCGAGTGTCCCCTGCGGGTTGAACTCGACCTCGAGTTCGTTCGAGAGGAACTGCTTCTCGAAGGTCGCGTTCTCGCCGACGTAACTGGAGATCATCTTCCTGATCTGGCGCGTCTGAAGGAGCAGGCCAAGCCCGAAGTCGTCAACGC encodes:
- a CDS encoding CoA transferase subunit A produces the protein MAHDANSTGAKSKVYQSARDAFADLKQKGVLKDGITVMVGGFGLCGIPEHLIAALRDSGVKQLTCVSNNAGVDDFGLGLLLQTRQIRKMISSYVGENATFEKQFLSNELEVEFNPQGTLAERIRAGGAGVPAFYTATGAGTIVADGKETRQLFRPTDGRCGATIPGRGYAGRAIQNLKDQAEQHASPREYVLETGLYADLALVKAYRADPFGNLVYRKTARNFNPMMATAAAFVLAEVDELVPLGSLDPDAIHTPGNFIDRVIQTTSEKRIEQRTVTPG